Proteins encoded within one genomic window of Halobacteroides halobius DSM 5150:
- a CDS encoding FxsA family protein, which yields MLRLFLIFSVVPLIELALLIRIGGYFGLPATIILVAGTGIVGVSLAKQQGLAVINEVRQNLSSGKLPKDSLLDGGLILVGGVLLLTPGLITDIMGFSLIIPVTRKVIRQVVKNQIKDKVVMKSYTHRTKRDDINQSQKNKTEEDDIIDIEDYEEIDED from the coding sequence ATGTTACGTTTATTTTTAATTTTTTCTGTGGTCCCTTTAATTGAATTAGCTTTGTTGATTAGAATAGGAGGTTACTTTGGTCTACCGGCAACTATTATTTTAGTAGCTGGAACAGGTATAGTAGGAGTATCATTGGCTAAGCAGCAAGGTTTAGCTGTAATTAATGAAGTAAGGCAGAACCTAAGTAGTGGTAAATTGCCTAAAGATAGTCTATTAGATGGTGGATTAATTTTAGTAGGTGGGGTGCTACTTTTAACCCCTGGATTAATAACAGATATAATGGGCTTTTCTTTAATAATTCCAGTAACTAGAAAAGTAATCAGACAAGTAGTTAAGAATCAAATTAAAGATAAAGTAGTTATGAAAAGCTATACTCATAGAACAAAGCGGGATGATATAAATCAATCTCAGAAGAATAAAACAGAAGAAGATGATATAATTGATATAGAGGATTATGAAGAAATAGATGAAGATTAA
- the ltrA gene encoding group II intron reverse transcriptase/maturase: protein MSSLYSIKDLVTKKRHLHCAAQKVLNNGGCGGIDGVEVEEFRENYTKNMSALYRQLTEDRYEPQPVLRTYISKGNGEQRPLGIPVIKDRIAQQAVKQILEIHFEEIFCDCSYGFRPNRSTEDAIKKVEEYKEQGYNWVLDTDVKSYFDTIDHEILMELIAEEVSDGWILDIIRSWLTIGVMTEKGKEETTEGTPQGGVISPLLANIYLHHFDKKMTRRGYKIVRFADDFIIMAKSKAKAERALEVTRQIIENELNLRLHPRKTVITNFNDGFKFLEFKFYNCDYKKPKESSIKSFKDKVRKKTKRNRSIGVAVMIDELNLIIRGWGNSFLLGNIKGLYKKLDGWIRMRVRCFIEGKKAKGQNYRLPNKILRDLGLESLLTDVL, encoded by the coding sequence ATTAGTTCGCTATATAGTATAAAAGATTTAGTGACTAAGAAAAGACATTTACATTGTGCAGCTCAGAAAGTTTTGAATAATGGTGGTTGTGGAGGGATTGACGGTGTAGAAGTTGAAGAATTTAGAGAAAATTACACTAAGAATATGAGTGCTTTATATCGCCAGTTAACAGAAGATAGATATGAGCCACAACCAGTTCTAAGAACGTATATCTCAAAAGGAAATGGAGAACAAAGACCACTAGGTATTCCAGTAATTAAAGACCGAATTGCCCAACAAGCAGTGAAACAGATTCTAGAGATACACTTTGAAGAAATATTCTGCGACTGTTCTTATGGTTTTAGACCTAATAGGTCAACCGAAGATGCAATTAAGAAAGTAGAAGAATATAAAGAACAAGGTTATAATTGGGTATTAGACACAGATGTCAAATCTTACTTTGATACAATAGACCATGAAATTTTAATGGAGCTGATAGCAGAGGAAGTAAGTGATGGTTGGATATTAGATATTATTAGGTCGTGGCTTACTATAGGTGTCATGACTGAGAAAGGAAAAGAAGAAACAACGGAGGGAACTCCACAAGGAGGCGTAATTTCTCCACTTTTAGCAAATATCTACCTACATCACTTTGATAAGAAAATGACGCGTCGAGGATATAAGATAGTTAGATTTGCCGATGACTTTATAATTATGGCTAAGAGTAAAGCTAAAGCAGAACGTGCTTTGGAAGTAACTCGCCAGATTATAGAAAATGAATTAAACTTAAGACTACATCCTCGGAAAACAGTAATTACGAATTTTAATGATGGATTTAAATTTCTAGAATTTAAATTTTATAATTGTGATTATAAAAAGCCAAAAGAGAGCTCTATTAAAAGTTTCAAGGATAAAGTAAGAAAGAAAACCAAAAGGAATAGGTCAATAGGAGTAGCTGTAATGATTGATGAGCTTAATTTAATTATTAGAGGTTGGGGTAATAGTTTTCTACTAGGAAATATTAAAGGACTATATAAAAAGTTAGATGGTTGGATAAGAATGAGAGTACGTTGTTTTATAGAAGGAAAGAAGGCGAAAGGGCAGAATTATCGCCTTCCTAATAAAATATTAAGAGATTTAGGACTAGAATCACTGCTTACCGATGTGCTTTAG
- a CDS encoding response regulator transcription factor, whose amino-acid sequence MNLHGKEILLIEDDQHIFSLIEAMLKPYDVNLTFEKDGMKGLEMALFNNYHLILLDIMLPKKDGWEVCRQLKNSGIDTPIIMLTAKVEEADKVLGLEMGADDYVTKPFSPRELIARIKAVLRRFEKTKKVKTETRLQFPKINLEINLKSYDVYVKGSKVMVAPKEFELLSFLASHPNEAFSREDLLDQIWDNNSKQTRTVDEHIKRLRKKLTAAGLKDIPLETVWGIGYKFEIEDEKKNEV is encoded by the coding sequence TTGAATTTACACGGAAAAGAAATATTATTAATTGAAGATGATCAACATATTTTTTCTTTAATTGAAGCAATGTTAAAACCATATGATGTTAATTTAACTTTTGAGAAAGATGGTATGAAGGGTTTAGAAATGGCATTATTTAATAATTACCATTTGATTTTATTGGATATTATGCTTCCTAAAAAAGATGGCTGGGAGGTATGTCGGCAATTAAAGAATTCCGGAATTGATACGCCAATAATAATGCTAACTGCTAAAGTAGAAGAGGCAGATAAAGTTTTAGGTTTAGAGATGGGGGCTGATGATTATGTAACTAAACCATTTAGTCCTAGGGAATTAATAGCTAGAATAAAGGCAGTCTTGCGAAGATTTGAAAAAACAAAGAAAGTAAAAACTGAAACTAGATTGCAATTTCCTAAAATTAATTTAGAAATTAATCTTAAAAGTTATGATGTGTATGTAAAAGGGAGTAAAGTAATGGTTGCTCCTAAAGAGTTTGAGTTATTATCTTTTTTAGCTAGCCATCCAAATGAGGCATTTAGTAGAGAGGATTTATTAGACCAAATTTGGGATAATAATAGCAAACAGACAAGAACAGTTGATGAACATATTAAAAGATTAAGAAAAAAACTTACTGCTGCGGGATTAAAGGATATTCCTTTAGAAACTGTGTGGGGGATTGGATATAAATTTGAAATAGAGGATGAAAAAAAGAATGAAGTTTGA
- a CDS encoding sensor histidine kinase, whose product MKFDIKSFFGRLMLSHLIIILISLLVIGIIFGYLIQNYYFGLKEWKVTRKGQRIAKLVSRNVSENKLKAIEIKKFKDKINTISRSSNMDIAIVNRQGEIIFDSIAQEFNLTIKNNEIQRVLAGNRISKKIMGPDNKSLLMIFPLFKTNNNNSIILESKEWNSKIIGGIVLRTPMGSVTETINEITKLILYSFLIAMIAAIFLSYFFARRVTKPLMAINNAAMNLTEGNFKKVKPPSNSSEEIENLVNSFNYAVDQIDETLQEKKHLERMRREFVANVSHEFRAPLTSIKGFLELLLEHDLDKSEIKQYSQIMYKDTEYLEHLLEDLLILSKCDSKSLSLNKEYVTPNQLINRAVKSSQNKLKKKNLDIKVELADDLPNLYVDSNRIHQVLINLLENAITYSPFNGQIIISVQQYKPDQDVIKFSVTDQGPGISQKEKEKVWQRFYKIDTARTRKEKEGSGLGLAIVKDIISKHGGEVKLESKLGEGTTFSFILGPNSIDSI is encoded by the coding sequence ATGAAGTTTGATATTAAAAGTTTCTTCGGTAGGCTAATGTTATCTCATTTAATTATTATCTTAATTTCTTTACTTGTAATTGGAATTATATTTGGTTATTTAATTCAAAACTATTATTTTGGATTAAAGGAATGGAAAGTGACTAGAAAGGGCCAACGGATTGCTAAATTAGTTAGTAGAAATGTATCAGAAAACAAACTAAAGGCTATTGAAATAAAAAAATTCAAAGATAAAATTAATACAATCTCCCGCTCATCAAATATGGATATTGCTATTGTAAATAGACAAGGCGAAATTATTTTTGACTCTATTGCTCAGGAGTTTAATTTAACTATTAAGAATAATGAGATTCAGAGAGTTCTAGCAGGCAATAGAATAAGTAAAAAAATAATGGGTCCAGATAATAAAAGTCTACTAATGATTTTTCCTTTGTTTAAAACAAATAATAATAATTCTATTATACTAGAGTCAAAAGAGTGGAATAGTAAAATTATCGGCGGAATAGTCTTACGGACACCAATGGGTAGTGTAACAGAAACTATTAATGAAATTACCAAGTTGATTTTATACTCTTTTCTAATAGCAATGATTGCAGCTATCTTTTTAAGTTATTTTTTTGCTCGTCGGGTAACAAAACCACTTATGGCTATTAATAATGCTGCTATGAATCTTACTGAAGGCAATTTTAAGAAAGTAAAACCTCCTTCAAATAGTAGTGAAGAAATTGAAAATTTAGTGAATTCATTTAATTATGCAGTAGATCAAATTGATGAAACATTACAAGAGAAAAAACATTTAGAGAGAATGCGAAGGGAGTTTGTAGCTAATGTCTCTCATGAATTTAGAGCCCCTTTAACTTCGATTAAGGGCTTTTTAGAGTTGTTATTAGAGCATGATTTAGATAAATCTGAAATTAAGCAATATAGTCAGATTATGTATAAAGATACAGAGTATCTAGAACATTTGTTAGAGGACTTACTTATCCTAAGTAAGTGTGATTCAAAGAGTTTGTCATTAAATAAAGAGTATGTTACCCCTAATCAATTAATTAACAGGGCGGTCAAGTCTTCCCAAAACAAACTAAAGAAAAAGAATTTAGATATTAAAGTGGAATTAGCAGATGATTTGCCCAATCTTTATGTAGATTCAAATCGCATTCATCAGGTTTTAATTAATTTATTAGAGAATGCTATAACCTATTCCCCTTTTAATGGTCAAATAATAATTTCTGTCCAGCAATACAAACCCGATCAAGATGTTATTAAATTTTCTGTAACTGACCAGGGACCTGGAATTTCTCAAAAAGAAAAAGAAAAAGTTTGGCAGAGATTTTATAAGATCGATACTGCCCGAACCAGAAAGGAGAAAGAAGGTAGTGGATTGGGCTTAGCTATCGTTAAAGATATAATATCTAAGCATGGTGGAGAAGTAAAGTTAGAAAGTAAACTTGGTGAAGGAACTACTTTTAGTTTTATATTAGGGCCAAATTCAATAGACTCCATTTAA
- a CDS encoding UDP-N-acetylmuramoyl-L-alanyl-D-glutamate--2,6-diaminopimelate ligase — protein sequence MLINSVAKENSWVLADLIKDLKVKEKINFKNYKINNITNNSKEVTEGSIFVAIEGFNVDGHDYIFEARENGAVAIIGEKNMTPPADMLYIRVSNSRKALAKLAAKFYNYPYQQMRLIGVTGTAGKTTTASMVDSIINQVVKQTGLIGTLHTKIGDKCYSNPHQCTTPDAVTLYERLARMKREKIDYASMEVSSHALKLDRVYGLEFNIGIFTNLSYDHLDFHPTLDDYYQSKAKLFSNLKSEGVAIFNLDDDYTKSLISDLVSNNYYTYGIEKEADVVAQKIKLTRQGITFDIEINQELVTLNKKIIKPQIIKIKLPILGYHNIYNALAAFIAGVVLGISLEDIKKGLEGFTGVKRRMELIYDEEFTIIDDFAHNPASLTANFETIKELEYNNLVIIHFLKGQRGTKINRLNAQLIADWSKELDLKEIITTKCAKRVTEKNKVLFKEEEVFTDIISEHNIRIINMKELEDALKLGLDKVTSNDLLLLLGGPGLNKASEIIDSCL from the coding sequence ATGTTGATAAATTCTGTAGCCAAGGAGAATAGTTGGGTTTTAGCTGATTTAATTAAGGATTTAAAAGTAAAAGAAAAAATTAATTTTAAAAATTATAAAATAAATAATATAACGAATAATTCAAAGGAAGTTACAGAGGGTTCAATTTTTGTAGCTATAGAAGGATTTAATGTAGATGGACATGATTATATTTTTGAAGCAAGAGAAAATGGAGCAGTAGCTATTATTGGTGAGAAAAATATGACTCCTCCAGCTGATATGTTATATATTAGAGTTAGTAATAGTAGGAAAGCTTTAGCAAAATTAGCTGCTAAGTTTTATAATTATCCTTATCAGCAGATGAGATTAATTGGAGTAACTGGTACAGCAGGTAAGACAACAACTGCTTCAATGGTTGATAGTATAATTAATCAAGTAGTTAAACAAACTGGATTGATTGGAACATTACATACTAAGATAGGTGATAAATGCTATTCTAATCCACACCAGTGTACAACTCCTGATGCTGTAACACTATATGAGAGATTGGCCCGTATGAAAAGAGAAAAAATTGATTATGCTAGTATGGAGGTTTCTTCTCATGCTCTAAAGTTGGATAGAGTTTATGGTTTAGAATTTAATATTGGTATTTTCACTAATTTATCTTATGACCATTTGGATTTCCATCCAACTTTAGATGATTATTATCAAAGTAAAGCTAAATTATTTTCTAATTTAAAGTCAGAAGGAGTTGCTATTTTTAACTTAGATGATGACTATACTAAATCACTAATTAGCGATTTAGTATCTAACAATTATTATACTTATGGAATTGAGAAAGAAGCAGATGTTGTAGCTCAAAAGATAAAGTTAACTAGACAAGGGATTACATTTGACATAGAAATCAATCAGGAATTAGTAACTTTAAATAAAAAGATTATTAAACCACAAATAATTAAAATAAAATTACCAATTTTAGGTTATCATAATATTTACAATGCTTTGGCAGCTTTTATAGCAGGTGTAGTTTTAGGAATTAGTCTAGAAGATATTAAGAAAGGATTAGAGGGTTTTACAGGAGTTAAGAGAAGAATGGAATTGATTTATGATGAAGAGTTTACTATTATTGATGATTTTGCTCATAATCCAGCTAGTTTAACTGCTAATTTTGAGACTATAAAGGAATTAGAGTATAATAATTTAGTTATTATTCATTTTTTAAAAGGCCAAAGAGGGACCAAAATAAACAGGCTTAATGCTCAATTAATAGCTGATTGGAGTAAGGAATTGGATTTAAAAGAAATTATTACAACAAAATGTGCTAAAAGAGTAACTGAGAAAAATAAGGTGTTATTTAAAGAAGAAGAAGTATTTACTGATATTATTAGTGAACATAATATTCGGATTATTAATATGAAAGAACTAGAAGATGCTCTTAAATTAGGGTTAGATAAGGTTACTAGTAATGACTTATTACTATTGTTAGGAGGCCCTGGATTAAATAAGGCAAGTGAAATAATTGATTCTTGTCTATAA
- a CDS encoding D-alanyl-D-alanine carboxypeptidase family protein has translation MFDLKKVVILILIVVLSSLPAYAQGVKINAKSAVLMDAQTGQVLFSKNKNLELPPASITKIMTILLTMEAVDANRVSLDDKVTVSSLAESMGGSQIWLAAGEKLTLKELLKAVIIPSANDACVALAEYIGGTERNFVRMMNQKAKELGLKHTNFINSTGLPVDHGKHYSSAYDIALMARELITKHKKVLKWTSKRVDYIKNGTIPLYTTNDLIGYYPDANGLKTGWTEEAGYCLAGTATRGETTLIAVVMGTKSDKARVAETAKLLDYGFNAFHTVRLINAGVEVNQVKVKKGKKLKVPVETAREFSALIKLGTKDQVKRKFKINEKLIAPVKKGAVVGKVLFLQQGKKLGEVKLITTKEVKKAGFFTIIFRWLKNFVMSYFNK, from the coding sequence GTGTTTGATTTAAAAAAGGTAGTGATTCTGATTTTAATTGTAGTATTGTCATCTTTACCGGCTTATGCACAAGGCGTTAAGATTAATGCTAAATCAGCTGTTTTAATGGATGCTCAGACTGGACAAGTTTTATTTAGTAAAAATAAGAATTTAGAATTACCACCAGCTAGTATAACTAAAATTATGACGATTTTATTAACTATGGAAGCAGTTGATGCAAATAGAGTTAGCTTAGATGATAAAGTAACTGTAAGTAGTTTAGCAGAATCAATGGGAGGTTCGCAAATTTGGTTGGCAGCAGGAGAAAAGTTGACATTAAAAGAGCTCTTAAAAGCAGTAATTATTCCTTCAGCTAATGATGCTTGTGTAGCATTAGCAGAATATATCGGGGGAACAGAAAGAAATTTTGTGCGGATGATGAATCAAAAAGCTAAAGAATTAGGATTAAAGCACACTAATTTTATTAATTCTACAGGATTACCTGTTGATCATGGTAAACACTATTCTAGTGCTTATGATATTGCATTAATGGCCCGGGAATTAATTACAAAACATAAAAAAGTTTTAAAGTGGACAAGTAAGCGCGTGGATTATATTAAGAATGGAACCATTCCTTTATATACTACTAATGATTTAATTGGGTATTATCCTGATGCTAATGGATTAAAGACTGGTTGGACAGAAGAAGCTGGATATTGTTTAGCAGGAACAGCTACTAGGGGAGAAACTACTTTGATTGCAGTTGTAATGGGAACTAAGAGTGATAAGGCTAGAGTAGCTGAAACAGCTAAGTTATTAGATTATGGATTTAATGCCTTTCATACGGTTAGATTGATTAATGCTGGAGTGGAAGTTAATCAAGTTAAAGTAAAAAAAGGTAAAAAGCTAAAGGTACCTGTTGAAACAGCTCGTGAATTTTCAGCACTTATTAAATTAGGTACTAAAGATCAAGTTAAAAGGAAATTTAAAATTAACGAAAAATTAATAGCTCCAGTTAAAAAAGGAGCTGTAGTTGGAAAAGTATTATTTCTTCAGCAAGGTAAGAAATTAGGAGAAGTAAAACTAATAACAACCAAGGAAGTAAAGAAAGCAGGTTTCTTTACAATAATATTTAGGTGGCTTAAAAATTTTGTAATGAGTTATTTTAATAAATGA
- a CDS encoding ZIP family metal transporter translates to MVEALANYNIITLGLLASLAAGLATGVGALPIFFTRKIPEKVLNVSLGFAAGVMLAATSFSLIIPAIEKGGGGVAGATIALFGILAGGGFLDIVDKFFPDTNLLANSTNEEANLRKVWLFALAITIHNFPEGLAVGVGFGDGDIVSGLSLAIAIGLQNIPEGLAIALPFIHEKIRVWKAFGVALASGLVEPIGGLLGVGLVQVSRPLLPFALSFAAGAMLFVINNEIIPETQKDNDSNLATHAILIGFVIMMFLDNILG, encoded by the coding sequence GTGGTTGAAGCTTTAGCTAATTATAATATTATCACTCTTGGTTTATTAGCTAGTTTAGCTGCTGGTTTAGCTACTGGTGTAGGTGCTTTACCTATCTTTTTCACTCGTAAAATCCCTGAAAAAGTATTAAACGTTTCTTTAGGATTTGCAGCTGGGGTTATGTTAGCAGCTACTTCCTTTAGTTTGATTATTCCAGCTATTGAAAAAGGAGGTGGTGGAGTTGCTGGAGCTACAATAGCTTTATTTGGAATTTTAGCTGGAGGGGGATTTTTAGATATTGTAGATAAATTTTTTCCAGATACTAATTTGTTAGCTAATTCGACTAATGAGGAAGCTAATCTAAGAAAAGTTTGGCTTTTTGCCTTAGCAATTACTATACATAACTTTCCAGAGGGATTGGCTGTGGGAGTAGGATTTGGCGATGGTGATATTGTGAGTGGATTAAGTTTAGCTATAGCAATCGGATTGCAAAATATTCCAGAAGGTTTAGCAATTGCTCTTCCATTTATTCATGAAAAAATAAGAGTTTGGAAGGCTTTTGGAGTTGCTTTAGCTAGTGGATTAGTAGAACCAATTGGCGGATTATTAGGAGTGGGATTAGTACAAGTATCACGTCCTTTATTGCCTTTTGCTTTATCTTTTGCAGCAGGAGCTATGTTATTTGTAATTAATAATGAGATAATTCCTGAAACACAAAAAGATAATGATTCTAATTTAGCGACTCATGCTATCTTAATTGGATTTGTAATTATGATGTTTCTAGATAATATTTTAGGATAA
- the ltrA gene encoding group II intron reverse transcriptase/maturase has product MSSLYSIKDLVTKKRHLHCAAQKVLNNGGCGGIDGVEVEEFRENYTKNMSALYRQLTEDRYEPQPVLRTYISKGNGEQRPLGIPVIKDRIAQQAVKQILEIHFEEIFCDCSYGFRPNRSTEDAIKKVEEYKEQGYNWVLDADVKSYFDTIDHEILMELIAEEVSDGWILDIIRSWLTIGVMTEQGREETTEGTPQGGVISPLLANIYLHHFDKKMTRRGYKIVRFADDFIIMAKSKAKAERALEVTRQIIENELNLRLHPRKTVITNFDDGFKFLEFRFYNGDYKMPKESSIKSFKDKVRKKTKRNRSIGVAVMIDELNLIIRGWGNSFLLGNVKGLYKKLDGWIRMRVRCFIEGKKAKGQNYRLPNKILRDLGLESLLTDVL; this is encoded by the coding sequence ATTAGTTCGCTATATAGTATAAAAGATTTAGTGACTAAGAAAAGACATTTACATTGTGCAGCTCAGAAAGTTTTGAATAATGGTGGTTGTGGAGGGATTGACGGTGTAGAAGTTGAAGAATTTAGAGAAAATTACACTAAGAATATGAGTGCTTTATATCGCCAGTTAACAGAAGATAGATATGAGCCACAACCAGTTCTAAGAACGTATATCTCAAAAGGAAATGGAGAACAAAGACCACTAGGTATTCCAGTAATTAAAGACCGAATTGCCCAACAAGCAGTGAAACAGATTCTAGAGATACACTTTGAAGAAATATTCTGCGACTGTTCTTATGGTTTTAGACCTAATAGGTCAACCGAAGATGCAATTAAGAAAGTAGAAGAATATAAAGAACAAGGTTATAATTGGGTATTAGACGCAGATGTCAAATCTTACTTTGATACAATAGACCATGAAATTTTAATGGAGCTGATAGCAGAGGAAGTAAGTGATGGTTGGATATTAGATATTATTAGGTCGTGGCTTACTATAGGTGTCATGACTGAGCAAGGAAGAGAAGAAACAACGGAGGGAACTCCACAAGGAGGCGTAATTTCTCCACTTTTAGCAAATATCTACCTACATCACTTTGATAAGAAAATGACGCGTCGAGGATATAAGATAGTTAGATTTGCCGATGACTTTATAATTATGGCTAAGAGTAAAGCTAAAGCAGAACGTGCTTTGGAAGTAACTCGCCAGATTATAGAAAATGAATTAAACTTAAGACTACATCCTCGGAAAACAGTAATTACGAATTTTGATGATGGGTTTAAATTTCTAGAATTTAGATTTTATAATGGTGATTATAAAATGCCAAAAGAGAGCTCTATTAAAAGTTTCAAGGATAAAGTAAGAAAGAAAACCAAAAGGAATAGATCAATAGGAGTAGCTGTAATGATTGATGAACTTAATTTAATTATTAGAGGTTGGGGTAATAGCTTTCTACTAGGAAATGTTAAAGGACTATATAAAAAGTTAGATGGTTGGATAAGAATGAGAGTACGTTGTTTTATAGAAGGAAAGAAGGCGAAAGGACAGAATTATCGCCTTCCTAATAAAATATTAAGAGATTTAGGACTAGAATCACTGCTTACCGATGTGCTTTAG
- a CDS encoding 4Fe-4S binding protein — MSHRITEADCIACGQCQAVCPVDCISEQDDGKRVIAEDDCIDCGACASICPVDCIEQV, encoded by the coding sequence ATGTCTCATAGAATTACTGAAGCTGATTGTATTGCTTGCGGTCAATGCCAGGCGGTTTGTCCGGTAGATTGTATTTCTGAACAGGATGACGGTAAAAGAGTTATTGCTGAAGATGATTGTATTGACTGTGGTGCTTGTGCGTCTATTTGTCCAGTAGATTGTATTGAGCAGGTTTAA
- the hcp gene encoding hydroxylamine reductase, giving the protein MDMFCYQCQETAKNEGCTVKGVCGKEPKTANLQDLLIYLLKGISIYTTKAKELEVKTLKADEFVMESLFMTITNANFDDTAFIEQIKEGLDLRDKIRAKAEEAGANFDDNKLYEGATWRAETEAEFITKANEVGVLQTEDEDVRSLRELITYGIKGMAAYTEHAYNLGYEKQELYDFMQEALVATTDDNLSADELVELTLETGKFGVEAMKQLDEANTERYGDPEITEVEIGTRDNPAILISGHDLKDMEQLLKQTAGTGVDVYTHSEMLPANYYPAFKKYDHFVGNYGNAWWQQKEEFEKFNGPILFTTNCIVPPKSDASYKDKIFTTGAAGLEGATHIEADENGDKNFREIIELAKECDAPEQIEEGTIVGGFAHNQVMELADKVVEAVKEGAIKEFFVMAGCDGRMNSREYYTEFAKELPEDTVILTAGCAKYRYNKLDLGDIDGIPRVLDAGQCNDSYSLAVIAMKLQEVFELDDINELPISYNVAWYEQKAVIVLLSLLYLGVKDIKLGPTLPAFLSENVASVLVDKFGISGIEEVETDIDEFLSA; this is encoded by the coding sequence ATGGATATGTTTTGTTATCAATGCCAAGAAACTGCAAAGAATGAAGGATGTACAGTTAAAGGAGTCTGTGGGAAGGAACCAAAGACAGCAAATTTACAAGATTTATTAATTTATTTGTTAAAAGGAATTTCCATTTATACTACTAAAGCTAAAGAATTAGAAGTTAAGACTCTAAAAGCAGATGAATTTGTAATGGAATCTTTATTTATGACGATTACTAATGCTAATTTTGATGATACTGCATTTATCGAGCAGATTAAAGAAGGTTTAGATCTAAGAGATAAGATAAGAGCTAAAGCAGAAGAAGCTGGTGCTAACTTTGATGATAATAAATTATATGAGGGAGCAACTTGGAGAGCAGAAACGGAAGCTGAATTTATCACTAAAGCAAATGAAGTTGGAGTTTTACAGACAGAAGATGAAGATGTAAGGTCATTAAGAGAATTAATTACTTATGGTATTAAGGGAATGGCTGCTTATACTGAACATGCTTATAACTTAGGTTATGAAAAGCAAGAGCTTTATGATTTTATGCAAGAAGCTTTGGTTGCTACTACTGATGATAATTTAAGTGCTGATGAATTAGTGGAGTTAACATTAGAGACAGGTAAATTTGGTGTAGAAGCTATGAAGCAGCTTGATGAAGCCAATACAGAAAGATATGGTGACCCAGAAATTACTGAAGTTGAGATTGGTACTAGAGATAATCCAGCAATTTTAATCAGTGGTCATGATTTAAAAGATATGGAACAATTATTAAAACAAACAGCAGGCACTGGGGTAGATGTTTATACTCATAGTGAAATGTTACCGGCAAATTATTACCCAGCTTTTAAAAAGTATGATCATTTTGTAGGTAATTATGGTAATGCTTGGTGGCAACAAAAGGAAGAATTTGAGAAATTTAATGGGCCAATATTATTTACTACTAACTGCATAGTACCACCTAAATCTGATGCTAGTTATAAAGATAAAATCTTTACAACTGGTGCAGCTGGATTAGAAGGAGCAACTCATATTGAAGCAGATGAAAATGGAGATAAAAATTTCCGGGAAATTATTGAGCTAGCTAAAGAATGTGACGCTCCTGAACAGATTGAAGAAGGTACAATTGTTGGTGGATTTGCTCACAATCAGGTAATGGAATTAGCTGATAAAGTAGTAGAAGCAGTTAAAGAAGGAGCTATTAAAGAATTTTTCGTGATGGCTGGTTGTGATGGTCGAATGAATAGTCGAGAATACTATACTGAATTTGCAAAGGAGTTACCAGAAGATACAGTAATTTTAACTGCTGGTTGTGCGAAGTATAGGTATAACAAACTGGATTTAGGAGATATTGATGGTATTCCACGAGTATTAGATGCAGGGCAATGTAATGATTCTTATTCTTTAGCAGTAATTGCAATGAAATTACAAGAAGTATTTGAATTAGATGATATTAACGAATTGCCAATTTCTTATAATGTGGCTTGGTATGAACAAAAGGCAGTAATTGTACTTCTTTCTTTATTATATTTAGGAGTTAAGGATATTAAACTAGGGCCAACATTACCCGCCTTTTTATCAGAGAACGTTGCTAGTGTATTAGTTGATAAATTTGGTATTAGTGGAATTGAAGAAGTAGAAACAGATATTGATGAGTTTTTGAGTGCTTAA